The region GACAGGATATTGCCTTGACCGAATTAAAATTAGTGAAGGAAATTGAGCAAACGCGTAAAGAAATTAAAGAAGTTGAACTTAAACTCACTAAAGAAATTGAGCAAGTCCGAGGCGAAATCAAAGAAACCGAACTTAAACTCACTAAAGAGATAGAACAGGTGCGAA is a window of Spirochaetota bacterium DNA encoding:
- a CDS encoding DUF1640 domain-containing protein, which encodes QDIALTELKLVKEIEQTRKEIKEVELKLTKEIEQVRGEIKETELKLTKEIEQVRTEMRVEIEKVRVEIHKVKSDILKWLFGFFITQTITIIGVIVWLFQVWR